The Persephonella atlantica region TCCTGCTTCTCTTTGGAGCAAGAAAACTGCCTGAGATTGGAAGAGGATTGGGAGAAGGTATAAGAAGTTTTAAAAACTCTCTCAGCGGTGAAGAGGAAAAAGAAGAAAAAATTGTAAAAGCAAAAGAGCTTGAGCCTGAAATAAAAGAAGAGAAAAAAGTAGAAACAACAGAAAAGGAAAAAAGTCAGGCATAAGGGGATATTAATCCCCTGCTCCTATATCTTCTTCTTCAGGAGTACATTCAAAAATATACCCACAGTGGGGACACACATAACATTCCCTTGGTTCTTTGTCTGGATCCAATACCTCTTCCCAGTAGGCAATCCATCCGCACTTTGGACAAATTCTGCAACCTTCCAGTAACGTGCCATCTGCCAGTTCCAGTATTCCCTTTTCGTCTATATAAACAGGATTTCCTTTTCTGTCCACCACAAACTCACCATCAACAGACCTCAGCGGAAGCTGATAACCATTATCAAGGGAATACTTGACAGCTTCTGAAATCTCACTAAAACGGGAAATCTCTTCTCCAGAAACAGCATTGATAAGAATAGCCTGGCCTCCTTCCTCCTTGATATAAACCCTCATTTTTAACCTCCCTGTTTTGCTTACACAAATTAATCTATAAAGGAGGAGGGAGATTTCAATATTAAGAGTGGTCGGTGGAGGATTCGAACCTCCGACCTCCTGCGTGTCGGGCAGGCGCTCTAGCCATCTGAGCTAACCGACCATAAATGAAAAATGCCCCCGACGGGATTCGAACCCGTGTCGCCGGCGTGAAAGGCCGGTGTCCTAGGCCTGGCTAGACGACGGGGGCAGATGGTGAGCCGCCCGGGGGTCGAACCCGGGACCACCGGTTTAAAAGACCGGTGCTCTACCAACTGAGCTAGCGGCTCACTCAAGGATTGAATAATTTAGAATAATTTTTAAAAATTGTCAAGTCTGTTTTAACATCAGATATTAATAAGTATGATTAATATATCTGAAAAAGCACAGCTTATTTTGGATAATAGAGTAGATTACAGAGAGATAAAAGAAAACATAGAGATTTTCTCCTCCCACATAGATATATCTCTTGATGACAGGGTATGTATATATGCTTACAACAGCCCCCACTGGATATACAGCTTTTTTGGAATATGGGAAAGGGGAGGAATTCCAGTACCTGTTGATTTTATGTCAACACCTGAAGAACTTTCTTTCATTATTGATGACTCAACACCTTCATTTATTATCACTTCAGAAGAAAAGTTAGACAACGTAAAAGCCTCTGTAGAGCTGTCAAAACATAAACCGAAAATCCTCACATTTGAAGACATTAACAGGAAAAAAATCAGTTATCAAAAACCAGATAGAAACTTAGACAATACTGCAGTTATCCTTTACACTTCAGGAACAACAGGAAAGCCAAAAGGAGTAATGCTTTCTTACAAAAACCTGCTGTCAAATATTGAAGGACTTGAAGCAACAGAAATAGCGTCCTACAAAGACAGCACCGTTGCAATACTTCCTTTTCATCATTCATACCCCCTTATGGTTTCCATGCTGTATCCTCTTTATATAGGAGCAAAGATATCCTTTATAAACACCATTTCAGCAGAGGAAATACTGAAAAATCTACAAAGAAACAGAATTACTGTCCTCATAGGAGTACCGAGACTTTATGAGCTGTTCCACAGAAAAATTATACAGGAGATAAACAAAAACCCAGTGGCAAAAGCTATATTCTCCATATCAAAAAAGATAAACAACCAGAAAATCAGCAGGCTTTTATTCAAAAAGGTTCATAGCATATTTGGCGGGAACATCAGGTATTTTGTCAGCGGTGGAGCGAAATTAGACATTGAGGTGGCTAAAGACCTGTGGGCTTTAGGGTTTACTGTAATAGAAGGGTATGGACTGACAGAAACATCTCCTATTGTTTCCTTTAATCCTCCAGAAAAGATAAAGTTAGGCTCAGTAGGAAAACCTATCAAAGGTGTTCAGATAAAATTAGAGGATGGTGAGATACTGGTAAAAGGCAACAACGTTATGAAAGGATACTGGAAGAGGCCTGAGGAAACCAAAAAGGTAATAAAAAACGGATGGCTGTATACAGGAGACCTTGGGTATGTTGATAATGACGGTTATCTGTATATAACAGGTAGAAAAAAAGAGATAATTGTTCTACCTTCTGGAAAAAATATCAATCCAGAGGAGATAGAGAATTTAATCAAAAAGGCCTCTGACCTGATAAAAGAAGCTGCTGTCATATATAAAGATGGTAGATTAACGGCTATCATACATCCAGACTTTAAAACAGTTTCAGAAAGAGGTATCGTTAACCTTCATGAAATGATAAAGTGGGACGTTATAGACAAAGTAAATCAGAGATTGCCAGACTACAAAAGAATCTCTGACTTTTTCATAACAAAAGAGGAACTACCAAAAACAAGACTTGGAAAGGTCAGAAGATTTATGTTAGACCAGTTTATTGAAAAGATACCACAGAAAAAGGAAGTAAAAGAGCCTTCATACGAAGAGTACCGTATTTTGAAAGAATACCTCCACAGCATCTCCAAAAGAAAAGTATACCCAGACAGTCACATTGAGATTGATTTAGGTCTGGACTCACTTGATAAAGTGGAACTTTTGTCTTTCATTGAATCTACTTTTGGTGTATCACTGTCTGAAAAACAGCTGTCCCAGCACCAGACTGTAGAACAATTATCAGAACTGATAAAAAAGTTAAAAACAAAAACCCAGCCTGCCCAGACAGACTGGAGCAAAATCCTGATGGAAAATCTACCTGTAGATATCTCAGAAAGTAGCTTACCACTTATTGTGCTGAAAAAAATCACAAAACCTGTATTCAAACTCTACTTCAGACTTGAAATTTCCGGCACAGAAAATATACCAGAAGATACAAACTTCATACTTGCTCCCAATCATCAAAGCTTTTTAGACGGCTTTTTGATTATATCTGCCCTTCCAGAGAAAATTCTGAAAAATACATACTTTCTGGCAGAGGAAATTTACTTTCCTGAAGGTATTCGAAAAAAAACAGGAAAGATATTCCATGTTCTGACCGTCAACATAAACAAAGACCTTAAAGGCTCCCTCCAGAAAACAGCAATGCTTCTTAAAAAAGGCAAAAATGTGGTAATATTCCCTGAAGGAGCAAGGACGAGAGATGGAAAACTCCTTCTATTCAAAAAATCCTTTGCCATACTATCAAAAACAGTTAAAGTTCCTGTTGTTCCTGTCGTTATATCTGGAGCTTTTCAGTCACTACCAATAGGGAAAAAGTTTCCCAGACCTCACAAAATAAAGGTGAAATTCCTGAAACCTGTTTATCCAACCCTATCTGTTGAAGAGATTGTCAAAGAAACACAGCAAAGGATTGAAAAAGAGCTATAACCAGGTCCATATATCTGTTTTCTTACATTTAGGGCATGGAACACCAGACTGATTAAATATGGTGGCAGTTTTCCTTTTTATCTCTGCAGAGGAACCCTTCAGAGCTACTATTTTCATAGCATTCTCAACACCACCATACAGCCTTATTTCTCTTTCATTTTTTATCTCAAAACCACACGAAGAGCATCTTATAATAAACATCTCTCACTCCAGCTTTATTTTTATCTCATCTCCTATATTCAGATTAAACATATCCTTTGCACTTTTTTGGGGAACAAAAATCTCATAAAAACCAAAACTCCCCTTTATAAGATTTAGGCTATTCTCTTCTCCTTCTAAGAAGTTTCGGCAGATTTTTTTTATTTTTAAATCTTTTACTATAATTTGCGAAAACCTATCTGGAAGCTGCGGGATATTCGTTATTCCATTGCCAAACTTGTCAAACATAACAATTTTCCCTTTAAGAAAACCATCTTCCATAACAGGTTCAGGAAAAGGCAACTCTACATATCCCTCTATCTCAGAGCCAAGTTCCCCTGGATTAACTCCTATAGATAGAT contains the following coding sequences:
- the tatA gene encoding Sec-independent protein translocase subunit TatA/TatB encodes the protein MFGGIGIPELLLIFGILLLLFGARKLPEIGRGLGEGIRSFKNSLSGEEEKEEKIVKAKELEPEIKEEKKVETTEKEKSQA
- a CDS encoding AMP-binding protein, translated to MINISEKAQLILDNRVDYREIKENIEIFSSHIDISLDDRVCIYAYNSPHWIYSFFGIWERGGIPVPVDFMSTPEELSFIIDDSTPSFIITSEEKLDNVKASVELSKHKPKILTFEDINRKKISYQKPDRNLDNTAVILYTSGTTGKPKGVMLSYKNLLSNIEGLEATEIASYKDSTVAILPFHHSYPLMVSMLYPLYIGAKISFINTISAEEILKNLQRNRITVLIGVPRLYELFHRKIIQEINKNPVAKAIFSISKKINNQKISRLLFKKVHSIFGGNIRYFVSGGAKLDIEVAKDLWALGFTVIEGYGLTETSPIVSFNPPEKIKLGSVGKPIKGVQIKLEDGEILVKGNNVMKGYWKRPEETKKVIKNGWLYTGDLGYVDNDGYLYITGRKKEIIVLPSGKNINPEEIENLIKKASDLIKEAAVIYKDGRLTAIIHPDFKTVSERGIVNLHEMIKWDVIDKVNQRLPDYKRISDFFITKEELPKTRLGKVRRFMLDQFIEKIPQKKEVKEPSYEEYRILKEYLHSISKRKVYPDSHIEIDLGLDSLDKVELLSFIESTFGVSLSEKQLSQHQTVEQLSELIKKLKTKTQPAQTDWSKILMENLPVDISESSLPLIVLKKITKPVFKLYFRLEISGTENIPEDTNFILAPNHQSFLDGFLIISALPEKILKNTYFLAEEIYFPEGIRKKTGKIFHVLTVNINKDLKGSLQKTAMLLKKGKNVVIFPEGARTRDGKLLLFKKSFAILSKTVKVPVVPVVISGAFQSLPIGKKFPRPHKIKVKFLKPVYPTLSVEEIVKETQQRIEKEL